The stretch of DNA GGGGCAGGATGCTCTACCCTAATCCCCTGAAAAACGATCTCTCTTGTTACGAATCCGCTATATTTTACCCACTAATTTTCCTGAAGAGCCATTAATTGCTTGTGCTCTTAAAAAGTCTTGATCAATGTCAGGTTAACCCTTTTGGGAGAGTGTAAGCTGTTGGAAGTAGCGTATAATGTGCTTTTTTAGATAGCCTGAGGAGAATAGCCAATGCATGTTGAGGATATTATGACCCGCCATTGTCGTACAGTTAATGCGGATACCCCACTGCGTGAAGTGGTGTCGACCATGACACTGTATCGTATAAGTGGTCTTCCCGTGATTGATGACGATGAAACAATGCTTGGCTTTATTGCTGAAAAAGATGTGCTTCACTATCTCTTCCCGTCGCTGGAAGATTCTATGAATAGTATGGTGACTATGGATTTTGAAGGTATGGAAAATACTTACTCATCCGTTATTAACCTGAAGGTGAGTGACCTGATGAGTGGCGGTGTTATTAGTGTATCTGCCGATATGCCTATTCTTAAGGCAACCTCTATTATGGTACGACATCGTTTTCGTCGTATCCCGGTGACAGATGGGAAACAGTTGGTGGGTATGCTGAGCATGGGTGATGTACACAAGGCTCTTTTCAAGAAAAATATTGCCGATGTTAGTGTCGGCTGACTTTAGCTATTATTGTTTTTAAGTGAACACATCGCATTGACCGGTATAGTAAATTGAAATAATGCTCCACCATCAGGCTTGTTATCTGCCCATATCTTACCGCTATGAGCCTCAATGATCTGTTGGCAAATAGGTAATCCAAGTCCTGTTCCCCCGGTGCCTGTCGTTGTTCGACTACTTTGGTTAAATTTTCCAAAGATAGTTTCTATCTCGTCCTCAGGTATGCCATCACCTTCATCATAGATGCTGAAGTGCAACATGTCGTATTGCCCGGAGAATTGCTGTTCGATATGAATATGTATATTGCTACCAGACGGAGTAAATTTGATGGCATTGGATAGCAAGTTGGTGATAACCTGAGCGATCCTCTCCTTGTCAAATATCCCGTCACCAGCCGAGTTATCATCGGCCCAGATAATATTGATATCCATTTCGTCCAGTCGTGCGCGTTGTTCGTTGATGGCGATCTCGGTTACTGTTTGCAGGCTTTGGGATGAGGATGACATCTCCATTTTTCCTGCCTCTAGTTTGGCCAGGTCAAGCAGATCGTTTAGCAGGTTGAGCAGACGATCACCACTATTGCTGATCTGCTGGAAATACATTTCGATTTTTTCTGTTGATAAGGAGTCAATACGCCTCAGACCCAAATTGGCGAAGCTGAGAATACCGTGCATGGGCGTACGGAGTTCGTGAGACATATTGGCTAGAAACTCTGATTTTGCCTGGTTGGCACGTTCAGCCTCATTTTTCGTGGCAATGAGTTTTTTCTCGGCATCCTGTTGCTGGGTGACATCGTTGATAAAGGCAGTAAAATACCACTGATGATTAATACGTGCCTTGGATAGATTCACACGGGCTGGAAATGTTGTTCCATCGCGGTGCTGACCGGCTAACAAGAGGGTTCGTTCGTTTGTTTTTCGTTCCTTTGAGTCTCTAAATTGATGCACATACTGCAGGTGTTTATCATGCACAT from Gammaproteobacteria bacterium encodes:
- a CDS encoding CBS domain-containing protein, giving the protein MTRHCRTVNADTPLREVVSTMTLYRISGLPVIDDDETMLGFIAEKDVLHYLFPSLEDSMNSMVTMDFEGMENTYSSVINLKVSDLMSGGVISVSADMPILKATSIMVRHRFRRIPVTDGKQLVGMLSMGDVHKALFKKNIADVSVG